The genomic interval GTCCGGCGACCCGGACAAGGTGACCGACGCGCTGAACCAGGCCGTGCTCGAGTTCAGGAAGGTGCTGGCGAACTACCCGCGCAGCGAGAAGGCGCCGACCGCGCTCTACAAGGAAGCGCTCGCGCTGATCGAGCTGAAGCAGCCCCAGGTGGCGCAGCAGCGCCTGCAGTACCTCCTGGACAATTTCCCGCAGGCCGAGGAAGCGCCGCTCGCCCGCGAGCGGCTGACCGCGCTGAAGAAGTAGTCCGCCGCCCCGCTACTCGTCGACGCCGAAGACCCACACGACCGTCATGTCGCGCTCGGGCGCGTGGTAGACCATGACGCTCGCGTCCGGCTGCTCGGTGTCGGCGGAGCTGACGAGCACGGGGCTCTCGAGGACGACGGGTGGGGATGCGTCCTGCCACCGCCAGAGCGTCGCGGCGACGAGGAGCGCGGCGAGGAGCGCGCCGCCGAGCGCCCAGCGCGCGCTCCAGGCCCGGCGGGGCGCCGCCGCGGGCACGCGCCGCGCGGTCTCGATTCCGCGGAGGACGCCGGGCCAGAAGTCGGTCCAGTCGGGCTCTCCGGAAACCGCGGCCGGCCTCAGGGCGCGCTGGAGCAGCGCCTTCATGCGCTGCAAGGTCTCGGCCTCGCGCCCGCAGGCGGCGCACTCGGCGAGGTGGCGCTCCGCGGACGCCGCCGCGGCGACGTTGAGGGCTCCGTCCAGGTAAGCAGAGAGCCGGCGGCGGATCCTGAAGCACGTCAGCACGGCTGTTGGACGGCGCCGCCCCCTCCCCGTATTCTCATGCCGGCATGATACCCGAAGCGCCCGTGAGCCTGG from Candidatus Methylomirabilota bacterium carries:
- a CDS encoding zf-HC2 domain-containing protein; protein product: MLTCFRIRRRLSAYLDGALNVAAAASAERHLAECAACGREAETLQRMKALLQRALRPAAVSGEPDWTDFWPGVLRGIETARRVPAAAPRRAWSARWALGGALLAALLVAATLWRWQDASPPVVLESPVLVSSADTEQPDASVMVYHAPERDMTVVWVFGVDE